From Frateuria aurantia DSM 6220, one genomic window encodes:
- a CDS encoding efflux RND transporter periplasmic adaptor subunit, protein MRLRHTTINVLAVSGRVVLSLFLAAVAWFLLDAIWTYYERDPRTRDGHVRADVVGVTTDVSGLVTAVNIEGNRFVRKGQILFQVDPARFAIALRQADATVESRRADLIYARQQARRDHALRGLVAQQQTDQADSNLRAAHAALDLALAARDSAALDLRRATVRAPVDGVASYVNLRPGAYVHAGTAVLALVDADSIRVEGYFQETRLGRIHIGDRARIHLIGDKTLLYGHVSSITGAVNDSDTTVGSNLLPSIDPNFSWVRLAQRVPVRITIDGHPAQPLLLPGRTASIVILGSDHVPASAASAPSAGSSATAPAGDRNHWPQQVAPAQPGAAGEWP, encoded by the coding sequence ATGCGATTACGACATACCACCATCAATGTTCTGGCCGTGTCCGGCCGCGTCGTACTGAGTCTGTTTCTGGCGGCCGTCGCCTGGTTTCTGCTGGATGCCATCTGGACCTATTACGAACGTGATCCGAGGACCCGCGACGGTCATGTGCGGGCCGACGTGGTGGGGGTGACCACCGATGTCAGCGGGCTGGTGACCGCCGTCAACATCGAAGGCAACCGTTTCGTCCGCAAGGGCCAGATCCTGTTTCAGGTCGACCCGGCCCGTTTTGCCATCGCCCTGCGTCAGGCCGATGCCACGGTCGAGAGCCGCCGGGCCGACCTGATCTATGCCCGTCAGCAGGCCCGTCGTGACCACGCCTTGCGAGGTCTGGTCGCCCAGCAGCAGACCGATCAGGCCGACAGTAATCTGCGTGCGGCCCATGCGGCGCTGGATCTGGCGCTGGCTGCCCGGGATTCGGCGGCGCTGGATCTTCGGCGGGCCACGGTGCGGGCGCCGGTCGACGGTGTGGCCTCCTATGTGAATCTGCGTCCAGGGGCTTATGTGCATGCCGGCACTGCGGTGCTGGCCTTGGTTGACGCCGACTCGATCCGGGTCGAGGGCTATTTCCAGGAAACCCGGTTGGGGCGGATCCATATCGGGGATCGTGCACGGATCCATCTGATCGGTGACAAGACCTTGCTGTATGGTCATGTCAGCAGCATCACCGGTGCCGTCAATGATTCCGATACCACGGTGGGCAGCAATCTGCTGCCCAGCATCGACCCCAATTTTTCCTGGGTGCGGCTGGCCCAGCGCGTGCCGGTCCGCATCACTATCGACGGCCATCCCGCGCAGCCCTTGCTGCTGCCGGGGCGCACTGCCAGTATCGTGATTCTGGGCTCGGACCATGTGCCGGCGAGCGCGGCTTCGGCACCTTCTGCCGGCAGCAGTGCCACTGCGCCGGCCGGTGATCGCAATCACTGGCCGCAGCAGGTCGCGCCGGCGCAGCCCGGTGCCGCCGGGGAATGGCCGTGA
- the metX gene encoding homoserine O-succinyltransferase MetX, protein MTSAKASNVVALRPQVALTHQRGSRHIDLKPKYGSDSSQVEVRYLWAGAAHAPTVVVQGGISADRDVFTLEGRSGWWQDLVGEGKAIDLRHCRVLCIDWLVPADFEGQSLTAVSTEDQADALAGLLSELGIDAVEAFVGYSFGAMTGLAFAQRHPDRLGQLLMFSGAHRAHPMATAQRSIQRQIVRMGLASGQQELALSLARQLAMTTYRGSEEFGRRFAAAPEFREGRFQFPVEDYLSHVGRKFVERFDVERFLALSEAIDLHDINPESIRVPVTLIGIASDRLVPLADLCELQSRLRGAALEVIDSPYGHDATLKEATKVAPLLRQALNCCCGV, encoded by the coding sequence ATGACTTCTGCCAAAGCTTCGAATGTGGTGGCCTTGCGCCCCCAGGTGGCGCTGACCCATCAGCGCGGTTCCCGCCACATCGACCTGAAGCCCAAGTACGGCAGTGATTCCAGCCAGGTCGAGGTCCGCTATCTGTGGGCGGGCGCCGCCCATGCCCCGACCGTGGTGGTCCAGGGTGGCATCTCGGCCGATCGCGATGTCTTCACTCTGGAAGGGCGGTCCGGCTGGTGGCAGGATCTGGTCGGCGAGGGCAAGGCGATCGATCTGCGCCATTGCCGCGTGCTGTGCATCGACTGGTTGGTGCCGGCTGATTTCGAGGGTCAGTCCCTGACAGCGGTTTCGACCGAGGATCAGGCTGATGCCCTGGCCGGGCTGCTGTCCGAACTGGGTATCGATGCGGTGGAGGCCTTTGTCGGCTACTCCTTCGGCGCCATGACGGGACTGGCCTTTGCCCAGCGCCATCCCGACCGGCTGGGCCAGCTGCTGATGTTCTCCGGTGCCCATCGCGCGCATCCGATGGCGACGGCCCAACGCTCCATCCAGCGTCAGATCGTGCGTATGGGGCTGGCCAGTGGTCAGCAGGAACTGGCCTTGTCGCTGGCCCGCCAGCTGGCGATGACCACTTACCGTGGCAGCGAGGAGTTCGGTCGTCGCTTCGCCGCCGCGCCCGAATTTCGCGAAGGCCGATTTCAGTTCCCGGTCGAGGACTACCTCAGCCATGTCGGCCGCAAGTTTGTCGAACGCTTCGACGTGGAGCGTTTTCTGGCCTTGTCCGAGGCCATCGATCTGCACGATATCAACCCGGAGTCGATCCGGGTGCCGGTCACCTTGATCGGCATTGCCTCCGACCGGCTGGTGCCGTTGGCTGACCTGTGCGAACTGCAGAGCCGCTTGCGCGGTGCAGCGCTGGAAGTGATTGATTCCCCTTACGGCCATGACGCGACCCTGAAGGAGGCGACCAAGGTGGCGCCCCTGCTGCGTCAGGCCCTGAACTGTTGTTGCGGAGTTTGA
- a CDS encoding homoserine dehydrogenase, whose product MSRADVPEVRRQVVTGAHSAVAVLGAGVVGAALLKLLATPAAAQLRLVGLANSRAQVQDPAGLELATIGAQLAGSKLGRDDGALVAALDASGCPHKIIVDATASVDEASRHAEWLLAGYHVVTANKSLAGGELAGWRSLQAVFRQGGRYGDSATVGAGLPVLPTLRRLHACGDGLLTLEGVFSGSLSYLFNQYDGSVPFSSLLKEARRLGYTEPDPRTDLSGADVARKLLILARVAGFALGADEVEVESLVPEPLREVSAEAFLAGLASLDEALARRCAEAASRGHVLRYLARLNQRGKAKVGLVEVPTSHPAARLYGTDNQFALTTTRYHTQPLVIQGPGAGPEVTAQALLGDILALHPFV is encoded by the coding sequence ATGAGCCGGGCGGACGTCCCGGAGGTGAGGCGACAGGTCGTCACGGGCGCGCACAGTGCCGTGGCGGTGCTGGGCGCGGGCGTCGTCGGTGCGGCCCTGCTGAAACTGCTGGCCACGCCGGCCGCGGCCCAGCTGCGGCTGGTCGGGCTGGCCAATTCCCGGGCCCAGGTTCAGGATCCGGCCGGGCTGGAGCTGGCTACCATTGGCGCGCAGCTGGCCGGCTCGAAGCTGGGGCGTGATGATGGCGCCCTTGTTGCGGCGCTGGATGCCAGTGGCTGTCCGCACAAAATCATTGTTGATGCCACGGCCTCGGTCGATGAGGCTTCGCGTCATGCCGAATGGCTGCTGGCCGGCTATCATGTGGTGACCGCCAACAAGTCGCTGGCTGGTGGTGAGCTGGCTGGCTGGCGCAGCCTGCAGGCGGTGTTCAGGCAGGGTGGCCGCTATGGTGATTCAGCCACGGTGGGCGCGGGCCTGCCGGTGTTGCCGACACTGCGCCGACTGCATGCCTGCGGTGATGGTCTGCTGACCCTCGAAGGCGTGTTTTCCGGCTCGTTGTCCTATCTGTTCAATCAGTACGATGGCAGCGTGCCGTTTTCTTCCCTGCTCAAGGAGGCCAGGCGTCTGGGTTATACCGAGCCGGATCCGCGTACGGACCTTTCCGGTGCCGATGTGGCTCGCAAACTGCTGATTCTGGCCCGCGTCGCCGGTTTTGCGCTGGGAGCCGACGAGGTCGAGGTGGAAAGTCTGGTGCCCGAACCTTTGCGGGAAGTCTCTGCAGAGGCTTTTCTGGCCGGCCTGGCATCATTGGACGAGGCGCTGGCCAGGCGTTGTGCCGAGGCGGCCTCGCGTGGTCATGTTCTGCGTTATCTGGCCCGGCTCAATCAGCGCGGCAAGGCCAAGGTCGGCTTGGTGGAGGTGCCGACCAGTCATCCGGCGGCTCGGCTGTATGGCACGGACAACCAGTTTGCGCTGACTACCACGCGTTATCACACCCAGCCGCTGGTGATCCAGGGGCCGGGGGCCGGTCCCGAAGTCACGGCCCAGGCCTTGCTGGGCGATATTCTGGCACTGCATCCCTTCGTGTGA
- a CDS encoding glutathione peroxidase has translation MTTVYDFSVKDIDGGLRALSEWKGRPLLIVNVASQCGFTPQYEGLEALYQDWRERGLMVLGFPCNQFGHQEPGDAEEIKLFCRTEYEISFPLFAKIDVNGPHADPLYQWLKSQAKGIFGTEKVKWNFTKFLVGADGQVIRRYAPGDKPEKIAAQLAGLLGR, from the coding sequence ATGACCACTGTATATGACTTTTCGGTAAAGGATATTGATGGCGGCCTGCGGGCCTTGTCCGAGTGGAAGGGCCGACCGCTTCTGATCGTCAATGTCGCCTCGCAGTGCGGCTTCACGCCCCAGTACGAGGGTCTTGAGGCCTTGTATCAGGACTGGCGTGAGCGTGGACTGATGGTGCTGGGCTTTCCTTGCAACCAGTTCGGCCACCAGGAGCCGGGCGATGCCGAGGAGATCAAGCTGTTCTGTCGCACCGAATACGAAATCAGCTTTCCCCTCTTTGCCAAGATCGATGTCAACGGACCGCATGCCGATCCGCTGTACCAGTGGCTGAAATCGCAGGCCAAAGGCATCTTCGGTACCGAAAAAGTCAAATGGAACTTCACCAAGTTTCTGGTCGGCGCGGACGGTCAGGTGATCCGTCGCTATGCACCCGGTGACAAGCCCGAGAAGATCGCCGCCCAGCTGGCCGGCCTGCTCGGTCGCTGA
- the metB gene encoding cystathionine gamma-synthase, whose translation MSDNASLTRAVRAGIETDTQFGAVVPPLHLSTNYSFEGLGRKRPYDYSRSGNPTRDLLAGALTELEQGAGAVVTASGMAAVAVALELVPADGLVLAAHDCYGGTWRLLDAWARKKRFRVEFINLTDTAALAAGLARKPDMVWVETPSNPLLRITDIRHVAQAARAAGALTVVDNTFLSPALQQPLALGADIVVHSTTKYINGHSDVVGGAVIAADAAVADQLKWWANCNGQTGAPFDSYLTLRGLRTLGVRMRQHQENAHEIAALLASHPVVGAVYYPGLADNPGHALAARQQQGFGAMLSFELNGGAEQVAAFVDGLEYFSLAESLGGVESLVAHPASMTHAAMSVEARHSAGIADSLLRLSVGIEDGTDLLRDLRAGLERASAVTGLKQQVQA comes from the coding sequence ATGAGTGATAACGCCTCCCTGACCCGCGCCGTGCGTGCCGGGATCGAGACCGATACCCAGTTCGGCGCGGTGGTGCCGCCTCTGCACCTGTCGACCAACTACAGTTTTGAAGGTCTGGGACGCAAGCGGCCCTATGACTACAGTCGCAGCGGCAATCCCACCCGCGATCTGCTGGCCGGCGCGCTGACCGAGCTGGAGCAGGGCGCGGGCGCCGTCGTTACCGCCAGTGGTATGGCCGCGGTGGCGGTCGCACTGGAACTGGTGCCCGCCGATGGTCTGGTGCTGGCGGCCCATGACTGCTATGGCGGTACCTGGCGGCTGCTGGATGCCTGGGCGCGCAAGAAGCGCTTCCGCGTCGAGTTCATCAATCTCACCGATACGGCTGCGCTGGCGGCCGGTCTGGCCAGGAAGCCGGACATGGTCTGGGTCGAAACTCCTTCCAATCCTTTGCTGCGGATCACCGACATCCGCCATGTGGCCCAGGCTGCCCGTGCCGCCGGTGCGCTGACGGTGGTCGACAATACTTTTCTGTCGCCCGCGCTGCAGCAGCCGCTGGCGCTGGGGGCGGATATCGTGGTGCATTCCACCACCAAGTACATCAACGGTCACAGCGATGTCGTCGGTGGCGCGGTGATTGCCGCGGATGCCGCCGTGGCGGACCAGTTGAAGTGGTGGGCCAACTGCAACGGCCAGACCGGCGCGCCCTTCGACAGCTATCTGACCCTGCGCGGCTTGCGCACCCTGGGTGTGCGGATGCGTCAGCATCAGGAAAATGCCCATGAAATCGCTGCGTTGCTCGCTTCGCACCCGGTGGTGGGCGCGGTTTATTATCCCGGGCTGGCTGACAATCCGGGCCATGCTCTGGCGGCCCGTCAGCAGCAGGGCTTCGGTGCGATGCTCAGCTTCGAGTTGAATGGCGGTGCCGAGCAGGTCGCGGCCTTTGTCGACGGGCTGGAATACTTCTCGCTGGCCGAGTCACTGGGCGGGGTGGAAAGCCTGGTTGCCCATCCAGCAAGCATGACCCATGCCGCCATGTCGGTAGAGGCTCGCCACAGTGCCGGCATCGCTGACAGCTTGTTGCGGCTGTCGGTCGGCATCGAGGACGGCACCGACCTGCTGCGTGATCTGCGGGCCGGACTGGAGCGGGCTTCGGCCGTGACCGGCTTGAAACAACAGGTTCAGGCATGA
- a CDS encoding cysteine synthase A: protein MTRIRTDLSDCIGRTPLIHLREASRLTGCRILAKAEFLNPGGSIKDRTALGLILDAEKQGRLRPGTCIIEGTAGNTGIGLTLVGNSRGYRSLIYMPATQSRPKIDALRQAGAQVVLVPAVPYRDPGHYAHAARAKAEAMNAEQPGSAWFADQFDNIANSQWHEQTTGPEIWADTEGRIDGFVCAAGTGGTLAGVGRALKALNPAIRIGLADPAGSALAAWVHTGELQARGDSISEGIGSSRITANFQRAPVDMAWTIEDTESIPWIHRLLRDEGYGVGGSSGVNIAAAVAMATAMGPGHTIVTMLADPASRYPAKLFNPVFLRDRGLPVPVWLEQVEG from the coding sequence ATGACCCGTATTCGCACCGATCTGTCCGATTGCATCGGACGCACGCCATTGATCCATCTGCGTGAAGCATCCCGCCTGACAGGCTGCCGGATCCTGGCCAAGGCGGAATTCCTCAATCCCGGCGGATCGATCAAGGATCGCACAGCTCTCGGCCTGATTCTGGACGCCGAGAAGCAGGGACGGCTGCGCCCCGGAACCTGCATCATCGAAGGCACGGCCGGCAACACCGGCATAGGCCTGACCTTGGTAGGCAACAGCCGCGGCTATCGCAGCCTGATCTATATGCCGGCCACACAAAGCCGGCCCAAGATCGATGCCTTGCGACAGGCCGGCGCCCAGGTGGTGCTGGTGCCGGCGGTACCGTATCGTGATCCCGGCCATTATGCCCATGCCGCACGCGCGAAGGCCGAGGCGATGAACGCGGAACAACCCGGCAGTGCCTGGTTTGCCGACCAGTTCGACAACATTGCCAACAGCCAGTGGCACGAGCAGACCACCGGCCCGGAGATATGGGCTGACACCGAAGGCCGGATAGACGGGTTCGTCTGTGCCGCCGGCACGGGTGGTACCCTGGCTGGCGTGGGGCGGGCACTCAAGGCCCTGAATCCGGCCATCAGGATTGGCCTGGCCGACCCCGCCGGTTCGGCGCTGGCCGCCTGGGTCCATACCGGCGAATTGCAGGCCCGCGGTGATTCGATCAGCGAAGGCATCGGCTCCAGCCGGATCACCGCCAATTTCCAGCGGGCGCCGGTGGATATGGCTTGGACCATCGAGGATACGGAGTCCATTCCCTGGATCCATCGCCTGCTGCGCGATGAAGGCTACGGCGTGGGCGGCTCCAGCGGCGTCAATATCGCCGCGGCCGTCGCCATGGCCACGGCCATGGGCCCTGGCCATACCATTGTCACCATGCTGGCCGACCCGGCATCCCGTTATCCGGCCAAGCTGTTCAACCCGGTCTTTCTGCGCGACCGGGGCCTGCCCGTGCCGGTCTGGCTGGAACAGGTCGAGGGCTGA
- a CDS encoding FUSC family protein → MSSSLRSLLYSTKLSIAAFLALYIAFAWDFDYPYWTMMTVYILALPTSGAMHQKGAFMIVGTVTGGTLGVLSAAFFGSEQPVMLASLLLILVIATYFALRDRLPSFYMFMLTAITCLLVALPGLDTPDQVFLRAVHRTQDQLVGMTCLFAVDMLLFPADIMKALRDMVDGWMAALKTISLAALRYEVVGADEHGRAVDKAAQLDPLSRQIRYDSLDYSARRSRLSAVLHTQGLRLLPVLSALADVDRALTRDRVPPALAEVRSDMAQWLEADCAGPLTEDLARRLRHLVLPVGTDAAGVLLRLQRRYLRGIYAGWCRLAYCHRQLLAEHPRDVRLPRGARPTPTNLAHVDRGYAIKSALVQGGQQLSFCLLWSYANWDSPFAALGMVLGTVFFIVSAMADDPLVVLRALVFKLVLALVVVGFYISCVMPYTTHFETLIMGLLPAMYVLGSQILKPGAILYAVLPFAMLRLGNDGPGIGFSTLINSGAGLGVSMACSLFWMVLVMRKPPGGVLRRLRKDNVHDLERVVQGRESHGQRYAWRALDRFIMIHSRVGPEGGRATGIMARTLREMRAGIEVSVLRQQQARREEWRQPLDQWLQRLDEQLARRRQDDEARVDPALCQGLDQLIARATAEAGLRRLSDALVALRVLLFPTAGLSEAM, encoded by the coding sequence TTGAGTTCTTCGCTGCGTTCCCTGCTGTACTCGACGAAGTTGTCGATTGCCGCCTTTCTGGCCTTGTACATCGCGTTCGCCTGGGATTTCGACTATCCCTACTGGACCATGATGACGGTCTATATCCTGGCCTTGCCCACCAGTGGTGCCATGCATCAGAAAGGTGCTTTCATGATCGTCGGCACGGTGACCGGTGGCACTCTTGGCGTGCTGTCGGCGGCTTTTTTCGGCAGCGAGCAGCCGGTGATGCTGGCTTCCCTGCTGCTGATTCTGGTGATTGCCACTTATTTTGCCTTGCGTGACCGGCTGCCAAGTTTCTACATGTTCATGCTGACGGCCATCACCTGCCTGCTGGTGGCCCTGCCGGGGCTGGATACGCCCGATCAGGTGTTTCTGCGGGCAGTGCATCGCACCCAGGATCAGCTGGTGGGCATGACCTGTCTGTTTGCCGTGGACATGCTGCTGTTCCCGGCCGACATCATGAAAGCCCTGCGGGACATGGTCGATGGCTGGATGGCTGCTCTCAAGACGATCAGTCTGGCCGCCCTGCGTTACGAGGTGGTCGGCGCGGATGAACATGGCCGGGCGGTGGACAAGGCGGCCCAGCTGGATCCGCTGTCACGTCAGATCCGCTACGACAGCCTGGACTACAGCGCTCGTCGTTCACGTCTGAGCGCGGTCCTGCATACCCAGGGGCTGCGGCTGCTGCCGGTGCTTTCCGCACTGGCGGACGTGGACCGGGCCCTCACCCGCGACCGGGTGCCACCGGCCCTGGCCGAGGTGCGCTCGGACATGGCGCAGTGGCTTGAGGCCGATTGCGCCGGCCCTTTGACCGAGGATCTGGCGCGCAGGCTGCGGCATCTGGTGTTGCCGGTCGGGACCGATGCGGCCGGCGTGCTGCTGCGGCTGCAGCGTCGTTATCTGCGTGGCATCTATGCCGGCTGGTGCCGGCTGGCGTATTGCCATCGCCAGCTGCTGGCCGAACATCCCCGTGATGTGCGCCTGCCTCGCGGCGCTCGCCCGACGCCGACCAATCTCGCCCACGTCGATCGTGGCTACGCGATCAAGTCGGCCTTGGTGCAAGGGGGGCAGCAGCTGAGTTTCTGCCTGCTGTGGTCCTATGCGAACTGGGATTCGCCGTTTGCCGCCCTGGGCATGGTACTGGGCACCGTGTTCTTTATCGTTTCGGCGATGGCCGACGATCCGTTGGTCGTGTTGCGGGCACTGGTGTTCAAGCTGGTGCTGGCCCTGGTGGTGGTCGGCTTCTACATCAGCTGCGTGATGCCTTATACCACCCATTTTGAAACCCTGATCATGGGTTTGTTGCCGGCCATGTATGTGCTGGGCTCGCAGATTCTCAAGCCCGGGGCGATCCTGTACGCGGTGCTGCCTTTTGCCATGCTGCGGCTGGGCAATGACGGGCCGGGCATCGGATTTTCCACCCTGATCAACAGTGGCGCGGGTCTGGGCGTGTCGATGGCCTGCAGCCTGTTCTGGATGGTGCTGGTGATGCGCAAGCCGCCAGGCGGGGTGCTGCGCCGACTGCGAAAGGACAATGTGCATGATCTGGAGCGGGTGGTGCAGGGGCGTGAATCGCACGGTCAGCGCTATGCCTGGCGGGCTCTGGATCGCTTCATCATGATCCACAGCCGGGTCGGCCCCGAGGGCGGGCGTGCGACTGGTATCATGGCGCGAACCCTGCGGGAAATGAGAGCTGGCATCGAGGTGAGCGTGCTGAGACAGCAGCAGGCGCGGCGCGAGGAATGGCGTCAGCCCCTGGACCAGTGGCTGCAGCGACTGGATGAGCAACTGGCACGTCGTCGTCAGGATGACGAAGCCAGGGTCGATCCGGCGTTGTGCCAAGGGCTGGATCAGTTGATCGCCCGGGCGACCGCCGAGGCCGGCCTGCGTCGGCTTTCCGATGCGCTGGTCGCGCTCAGGGTGCTGCTGTTCCCCACGGCCGGCCTGTCGGAGGCGATGTGA
- a CDS encoding DUF1656 domain-containing protein has protein sequence MIDLSSDLDLMGVFVPPVGMIGIVVFLLLFLPIRLLMMRLRVYRLFWHRGLVDVCLYSILLGATLLVLGLPRADLNLPF, from the coding sequence GTGATCGATCTGAGCAGCGATCTGGATCTGATGGGGGTCTTCGTGCCTCCGGTGGGCATGATCGGGATCGTGGTATTTCTGCTGCTGTTTCTGCCGATACGGCTGCTGATGATGAGGCTGCGGGTCTACCGGCTGTTCTGGCATCGCGGTCTGGTCGATGTCTGTCTGTACTCGATTCTGCTGGGTGCAACCCTGCTGGTGCTGGGCTTGCCGCGTGCCGATCTGAACCTCCCTTTCTGA
- a CDS encoding APC family permease: MANESAIRRDMGPWALMFTGLGSIIGSGWLFGAWRAAGLAGPGAIWAWVLGAAVVTTIAITYAELGAMFPESGGMVRYSHYSHGSLVGFIAAWANWIAIVSVIPVEAEASVQYMASWPWDWAHALYGQVAGGHSELSHVGLLIAAALVVVYFLVNFWSVKLFAHSNMAITIVKLVIPALTGLSLLASGFHPANLQIGVDGGSHSLDFPAILTAVATAGIVFSFNGFQSPVNLAGEARNPGRSLPFAILGSIVIATIVYVLLQVAYLGAVPTEMLAAHGWHGIDFRSPFAELAILLNLNWLAVLLYADAFVSPSGTGITYTATTARMIYGMERNGTLPRVLGHIHPRFGIPRPAMWLNLGVSFVFLFFFRGWGTLAAVISVATIISYLTGPVSVMTLRRTAPGRHRPFRVPMLSVLAGLGFVFATELLYWARWPLTGGIILLMIAALPIYFYYQSQAGWQDFRRQLKGAGWLIAYLPCIALVSWAGSAKFGGHDYIRYGWDLGVVALLGLVFFVWGVRSGWSTPTLAEVAEQPVQH; encoded by the coding sequence ATGGCTAATGAAAGCGCGATCCGTCGCGATATGGGTCCGTGGGCGTTGATGTTCACCGGACTGGGGTCGATCATCGGTTCCGGCTGGCTGTTCGGTGCCTGGCGCGCCGCAGGTCTGGCCGGTCCGGGGGCCATCTGGGCCTGGGTGCTGGGTGCCGCCGTGGTGACGACCATCGCGATCACCTACGCCGAACTGGGCGCGATGTTTCCGGAATCCGGCGGCATGGTCCGTTACAGCCACTATTCGCACGGCTCGCTGGTCGGCTTTATCGCCGCCTGGGCCAACTGGATCGCGATCGTCTCGGTGATCCCGGTCGAGGCCGAGGCTTCGGTGCAGTACATGGCCTCCTGGCCCTGGGACTGGGCGCACGCCTTGTATGGCCAGGTTGCCGGCGGCCACAGCGAGCTCAGTCATGTCGGCCTGCTGATCGCCGCCGCCCTGGTGGTGGTCTACTTCCTGGTGAATTTCTGGAGTGTGAAGCTGTTTGCCCACTCCAATATGGCGATCACCATCGTCAAGCTGGTGATTCCCGCCCTGACCGGATTGTCGCTGCTGGCCTCGGGCTTTCACCCGGCCAATCTGCAGATCGGCGTCGATGGCGGCAGTCACAGCCTGGACTTCCCTGCGATCCTGACCGCCGTGGCCACCGCCGGCATCGTGTTCAGTTTCAATGGCTTCCAGAGTCCGGTCAATCTGGCCGGCGAGGCCCGCAATCCCGGCCGCAGCCTGCCCTTCGCGATCCTGGGCTCGATCGTGATCGCGACCATCGTCTATGTGCTGCTGCAGGTCGCCTACCTGGGTGCGGTCCCCACCGAAATGCTGGCCGCCCACGGCTGGCATGGCATCGATTTCCGCTCGCCCTTTGCCGAGCTGGCGATCCTGTTGAACCTGAACTGGCTGGCGGTGCTGTTGTACGCCGATGCCTTCGTCAGCCCCAGCGGCACCGGCATCACCTATACCGCCACCACCGCCCGCATGATCTACGGCATGGAGCGCAACGGCACCCTGCCCCGGGTGCTGGGCCATATTCACCCGCGCTTCGGCATTCCACGCCCGGCGATGTGGCTGAATCTGGGGGTGTCCTTTGTCTTCCTGTTCTTTTTCCGTGGCTGGGGCACACTGGCGGCCGTCATTTCCGTGGCCACCATCATTTCCTATCTGACCGGACCGGTCAGCGTGATGACACTGCGCCGCACCGCGCCGGGGCGGCACCGCCCCTTCCGGGTGCCGATGCTGTCGGTACTGGCCGGCCTGGGCTTTGTCTTCGCCACCGAGCTGCTGTACTGGGCGCGCTGGCCACTGACCGGCGGCATCATCCTGTTGATGATCGCCGCACTGCCGATCTATTTCTATTACCAGAGTCAGGCCGGCTGGCAGGATTTCCGCCGCCAGCTCAAGGGAGCCGGATGGCTGATCGCCTACCTGCCCTGCATCGCGCTGGTGTCCTGGGCAGGCAGCGCCAAATTCGGCGGCCATGACTACATCCGTTATGGCTGGGACCTGGGCGTGGTTGCCCTGCTGGGACTGGTGTTCTTTGTCTGGGGCGTACGCTCGGGCTGGAGCACGCCAACCCTGGCCGAAGTTGCCGAGCAGCCGGTACAGCACTGA